One window of the Zea mays cultivar B73 chromosome 3, Zm-B73-REFERENCE-NAM-5.0, whole genome shotgun sequence genome contains the following:
- the LOC100275768 gene encoding uncharacterized protein isoform X1 — protein sequence MEKEHIKMAMLRQEQTFRQQVQKQLMTQTQITQHHQQRCGSSGKTEEEEDFNLELTLATGAGRTRQEKPSTSDSEATMSSSTSAESEQAQRFMPSSNVTNLRFQGESNRHDDHQVMQSAWRYQCLSLKMA from the exons ATGGAGAAGGAACACATCAAGATGGCCATGCTGAGGCAAGAGCAAACATTCAGGCAGCAG GTTCAGAAGCAGCTGATGACGCAGACGCAGATTACCCAGCACCACCAGCAACGGTGTGGTAGCTCAGGCAagacggaggaggaggaggacttcAACCTGGAGCTGACGCTGGCAACAGGGGCTGGAAGGACGCGGCAGGAGAAGCCATCCACTTCAGACTCCGAAGCGACCATGTCGTCGTCGACATCTGCAGAATCAGAGCAAGCTCAGAGGTTCATGCCCAGTTCCAATGTAACAAACCTAAGGTTCCAGGGCGAGAGCAATAGGCATGATGATCATCAGGTCATGCAGTCTGCTTGGCGCTATCAATGTTTAAGTCTCAAGATGGCGTGA
- the LOC100275768 gene encoding uncharacterized protein LOC100275768: protein MEKEHIKMAMLRQEQTFRQQVHELHRVYQVQKQLMTQTQITQHHQQRCGSSGKTEEEEDFNLELTLATGAGRTRQEKPSTSDSEATMSSSTSAESEQAQRFMPSSNVTNLRFQGESNRHDDHQVMQSAWRYQCLSLKMA from the exons ATGGAGAAGGAACACATCAAGATGGCCATGCTGAGGCAAGAGCAAACATTCAGGCAGCAG GTTCACGAGCTGCACCGCGTGTACCAGGTTCAGAAGCAGCTGATGACGCAGACGCAGATTACCCAGCACCACCAGCAACGGTGTGGTAGCTCAGGCAagacggaggaggaggaggacttcAACCTGGAGCTGACGCTGGCAACAGGGGCTGGAAGGACGCGGCAGGAGAAGCCATCCACTTCAGACTCCGAAGCGACCATGTCGTCGTCGACATCTGCAGAATCAGAGCAAGCTCAGAGGTTCATGCCCAGTTCCAATGTAACAAACCTAAGGTTCCAGGGCGAGAGCAATAGGCATGATGATCATCAGGTCATGCAGTCTGCTTGGCGCTATCAATGTTTAAGTCTCAAGATGGCGTGA